The Bombus pascuorum chromosome 11, iyBomPasc1.1, whole genome shotgun sequence genome includes the window AGCATACTTTCTTGCATAAAATTTTGCTCCGCGACATGAGAATTTCACAACCCTTGAACGAGTTCCTTCGCAAAAGTACCacttttctccttctctttctccttctccttctccgtTTTTCTCTACGAGACTTTAGACTTTAAATTATGGTAATACATGTTTGGGCCTTCAGGGCATGTGTGTAGACCCACTGAAAAACGAACACCAAAGAACAACATTCTAGTATATAAACTTTAGAACCCGCTAAATGAACGCAACAGACATGATAATTCATGGCCCGAGTATAATAAGCGAGAAGAGGAACTAGGTGTTGTTAATCTTGCTGAAAGTTTGAGAAAGACAGGCGAATATCGCCATCCTGACTCTAAACGTTAACTAGAAATAACATCGTCGAATAAATTATACGTGATCAGTTTGAATCTCAATAGGTCATCCATAATTGAatcaaatgtaaatatattacttttaaatcACATGTAAATCAAATTGTATTGAAACTGTACGAATATTAAGTTTCAACTAACGCGAGACTTTTGGtacaaaatagataaaaatgcGAGCTACGCATTTTCAGGATTCAAGTTTCCAATTATTCATATACGGTATAACTTTCTATAACTAATAAACTCGCTAGAAACTTCCGCTCATAGTTGGAGCAAATTTCTTAGAAACTCGACGACGTGATAGCAAAGCGTTAACAAACCAACGAAACTTTCAAACGTTCAACAATTGAAGTTTATGCGATTAGATGTCGATTTCATCACGAGTAACACCATCATTCTCGCTGTACAATTTATCTACGTCACCAAATTGTCAGGTCCACCGATAAACGTAACAACTGTCAGACCTTCTGCAAACATGGTTGACCGAATGTCCCAAGAAACGACCAGCCAGTTCGGTGCAATTTACAACGAAAAATACTGTTTTACCGCtgtattctgtatatttaaagGAAAGGCAGAACCGGACGCCGCGCGATACGGTTCGACGCGACGTCAGAAGCTGAGACGGGGACGTTCCTTCAGTTGTCCCGTTAAGCACGTGTTCTGGCAGTTGGAATTTTCAATTCCGAACGAATACACCTAGATCCATATACGAATGTGTGCTGCCCATAACGAAAGGGCAAGCTCGACCGAAGAGGCTCATGGCGGTTACGTCGTTTATGTATATAGCAGATATTGTAGACGTCCATCAAAATAAGTAACGTATCATGACCTTGATATTTGCCGTGCGTGGCACACGCATCTTTCCCCAACAGAGGCTCGCATATCGCATATCACATAAGAATACGTCCATCGAGATAGACGTAAATATACGCAAATAGAATGTCCCAGAAATACAAGCCGACCCGCGGCATCGTGTTTCCGCGAAACTCTCCAACCAACAGCCATTTTTcgcagaaataaatattcggaTGTAATTACGGCTAGTAGGAAGCACGAGAAACTCGAATACAATGACCATTCATTTCCATCTTATGTAACCAAATTTTGGTAAATTAAtgcgaaaagaaaataaattgattaatGATTTTGTTACTTCGATGCGAATATTATAAACCAATGTTTCCTACAAATATCGCATATCGTTTTTATACTCGGTAATAGTCCCAATCCTTTCGCGCACAAATAACGAAGATTTAGTCGATTAGCCCCTGATACAATCGTAAACCGGTGTAGCCacagtgaaataaatatttttcgttcaccGAATCTGATTAGCTCATCGACGAAATCTAGTATGATAATGATGCTTCTTTACGTAAGTAAAGCAAAGGAACTCGTATCtcttttcttacatttttgataatatGTGACGCGCGACGGTCAGCCGGTTAACTCTGCTATCAATATCGcagttatgtatataaataaatgcaacACGAGCCACCGTTAATAAAACTGCAtgataatttatgaaacgagGCATGGTTTATGCTCCGATGCGTCGCGGTATGTTATACATATCCTACGTGTAAACGACGCTGGGTGTAGTAGTTGGTAGTATTGGGtaattaagtgattgcggatttgcAATACCACCACCTAataacaaaatccgcaatcacttagttgccaacccaatggTAGTAGGTCGACGAATTCTACAGCGATTCGAGCTTAGACATTGACTGCAAAGAATCGAACGATCAACCATCGCGACACTCTGATCGTCTTTATCGAGATACCGATGTAACGATGATTACTTGCTCCGTTACCGCGACTACAGGCGGAACCTAgtcgaaacaaaaaagaaattgaaaacgaTTAGCGAACAGTCGACGTCATCGCGAATCGACTTCGAGTTCAAACTTTTTCACTACACTGAGATAGCGATTTTATGAAACGACAGTTGCCAAGCGATTGCTCCTTTCAAATACCTAATATCAAAGTAAccaatataataacaattcgTTGCACATACTTTTCCAATCTCGCTAGAAACATACATAGATCATAATACTCAAGTACATACGTACAGGTGTTCTATTCGTACAAGAACGTTTCATGTAATCATTATCCCTTTTAggctattaaatataaataatataacacaGACAGATCGTCGTTATCATGAACACTGGTTCACACGGCTATTCAGCCGGGAACAGCGTCGAATCATATTCTTTGCCAATGCGATATCGATATCGttattctacaaatattaaatataaaatataactaaaatttaaaaataatagcaTGATCTCATACAGATGTGATGATACAGGTGTGAACACTTGTAACTCTCTGCCgtctaaataaattatatatatatacatatataatatctatatatatgtagataatatACGTGCTCAGTGGAAAAGAgacaacaaatatttttaatgtatgtactatattctatttcaatatatatatatccacgtatatatatatatatatatatatatatataaaatacatatataaaataaatatatatatatatatatataataaatatatatatatatatatatatatatatatatatatatatacgtggatattctgtattatatatattgtatttcaatatatatatatacgtggatattctatattgtatatattgtatttcaatatatatatatatatatatatatatatatatatattgaaatatatatatatatattgtattttatattgtattgtgtatatatatatattgaaatagaatatagtacatacattaaaaatatttgttgtctcttttcaaatatatatatattatatatataatatatgtatataaataataaataataatatatataaatattatacatatataatatttaacgatatcgATCACTCACTGGAAAGAATCAATTCTATCAGCAGTGTTTAATAATTATGAGATTTACGTAACTTAAGAAGATTCAAAAAGACCGCCACGGAAGATCAATATGTACACTGTACACCGATGGTAGCGCCAGAACCAGTTGACCTAATAATACAACCAGTCACTTCGCGTATAATTCCTTTCGTGATcgacgtatgtatatacacatatgcGTATCATCTATGCACGTTATACACATAGAATTGCAAATACGTGGAATACCATTGAACGAAGAGATCTACGTTAAAAGCAACGTGAACCGTGAATCCCAAAGTACGGATGTAACACGTTGAGACGTATACATTTCTTCGCAAGCCGAGTGCGAGTTTCTTGCGCATGCGACGAAACGTGAGTAAAAGCGCTTTACCTTAGCAACGCCCAGAGAGTTAGCAACACCACGATATTTCAAACAGGTGCAGAAAATTGCCAACATCGATCAATTTCCGTTAATTTAACGCAGCTTCCATGTAAATTTAGAATGCTAGAACACTATTCTCACGTATTACCGAattacattacgtaatataacgCGTATTTCCTCCGTAAAAAGACATTTCACTTGGATACATCGAAGAACAGCACACTTGCTAcggtataaaaattaaattaatacataattagtatataacgatatattaaaacaactGATTTACATAACTACATACATATGTCCCgacgaaatcgaaaaagatatttaaagataatttttgtaCAGAAAGTGTATAAcagttataagatataaacgTTAGAATGTTTTATCAATTTGAGATCTATAGTTACTTTATCAAATACGCGAATTAAACGTGGTATTAACGTAGCAAAAGTAAGGTggattaaaaaaatactacTATAAGAATATCTAATGATTGACAGAGAAAATAGCAATCAGTTACTGTATAAGTATTTATGGTAACACGATCACGGTTCGTGAATGCAGACGAATGCACCGAAATCTACTTCGAAATGATTTTCCACTAGCCGATCAAATTGATCCCCGTTAACCTTGACATTTTGCATGGCACTCGCCATGGATTTATTTTAGAAAGGTAAAATACAATGTGCCACGAGAAACTGGCGAACCGAACAGGCTCGCTGGTTACTTTCCTTACATGTACAGAGATAGGATACATTCGCCATACGGTGTTCTATATTCTGCATTCTACAGGATGAACGCCAACAACAGGGCGAGAAAGCTTTGTCTATTGGCTAACGGCCAATTACCAACGACTCGAAGGAAAgggaaatttttcatatttatatatttgaacgaataacgataaacGATACGAGCGAAGTATGTTATTTGAAAGCAAACTGTTGGAACTTTTGTCTTGCCATTTTATGGATTATAGATTATAGATTATAGATACAGCCTGTTCCTCGGTTAGTCCTAGTTGCGTAGATCACCCTGTATATAGCCATTGCAAACAGTCGATACATAGGTAACGTactacgtatatgtatatgttagtacgtatgtACATGGCACAGTTCTCTAGATCGCAGGTGCGCCTATCTATCTATAGACGCGCTTTCTCGCAAGATCGCAAAGTTCATCAAAGAAAACCAAACTCGAATAAATTGTACGATTGCAGGTCGTTTCGCGCAGAGATTGAGACTTCGAGCAGACAGGAAGAAACATGAAATTTCTTAGGAGAGTTTGATCGATTGGAACTTGGGACAAAATTTCAGTGGTCGAATGCTTGTAAAAGCCTTGTCCACGCAAAGGAAACTCGTCGTCTGTCCATACGGTACTTGGCTGAGGATTGCTTCCAAGAAGACCAAACCCTCAGCATCCGAGGCAAGTTTCGTACTCAGTTTTACATCGAGTTTCTTTTTCGTCGATCGCTGCCCGATTCTCCGCACCAATCACGTACATACGTACTTACATACGACATTCAGTGTCGGCACCGTCGCGCAAAACTGACTACCGTTTCCGAGAATTTCCCTTCCTATCGAATTGCAGTCGATTACCATGACAATTCTCGCGAGACTTTCGATCGATAAGATTCTAAGAATCTATCAATTCACGCGCAAGATACGCGACACCTACCTATACAAGTACTTACTCGTTTCATGCAGCTACTAAACTTTCGAGATCGTCTTTTAATTCGACGTTTTCATACCGAATGACGATTCGCGTGAACGGGACGCGTGAGCTGATAATCGAGGCTTACCGGTATATAACGGGAGCCATAATGCCATCCTATAATGCCGTAGCTGTAAACGATCGACAAAATGGGTATTGGTAAAACAGATAGAAACAGGGGATACAAAGTAACTCGCTGTCATTACGGTACAAACAGGTCTTAACGAGTTATCTGCTGCAAACGAACGAGCCACCATGGACTTCGTATTTTGTCAAGTATGCCGACGTTGTGAACGATCAAAGAGGGATGTCCCACTTCAATTGGCCAGTAGGCAACAGCAATTATCATGTACTTAGAACCGGCTGCTTTCCATACATCAAATACCACTGCACCAAGAGGCCACGACAGGACCTCAGCGCTGAGGACAAATTTTTCAAGGCGATCAAGCTTCTGAACCTTGGTATACATTTTCGCATACcgtatttatcaaaaataaaaaggcgCCTCGCCACGTCGATACGTGCCCATCGTCATTCTTCTACGATCCATCCGTTCTTTACCTTCATTCACATTTTTTCCATCCAAAGATACCGTACACGACGGAGATTCAGCCTGGCGTGGCGTCTCGCCACTATAATTAACGACGATCAGCTATTTCAGATTTCTTATCCTATCAGGTATACCTACATTAATGTATGGACTGGCAGCAATTTTATTGATCAGACACCAAGAAATCGTAAATACGTCTCAAGGAAACGTAGTGATATATTTCTTACTGCCCGAGGACAAAGGTTCCATGTACTGATATACACGTAGATGAACacattgtattaattaaaggtaactttttatgtaaataaaacgTCAAATAAAAAGGCTATAGAATTTAACGTATTTTACGTTACGAATTTTACGTTTCAAACGGTCTTCGATTATAAAATCTGCCGTTTTACTCAACCGACATTTAGCTAGAATATTTATGACGGAACGTATTCCATTGCATGTATTAATTATGAATTCAAATTAAGTAGCTGCACATACAAATGTACGACTATATCGGTGCATTTGAATGAGGTGATAGACATCTATCCGTTGATTGGCTTTTAGGGAAGATAATAGCATTTCCTACTGCGTAAAAAGGAACCGTGCACGTTTGTTGGCAGGCACCTAATGATCCGACGATGATTGATTCGAAGACAATAAAGCGTGAAACTCGTGATTTAGATTCGGCTTGCGTTTGATATACAGCGATCGCGTTACTGACCTACGATGACTAATGTTCCTTTTATGACATCGCGTAAGGAGGAATACAATAAGAGACAATTGCAACGCGCCCGAGACGCGACAAGTTCCGTTTCACcgcattaataattcatttgataaataattaactcACGACTGCCGAACAATCATTTAACGACGCGCGGTCGAAGGAATTTCTTGAGTCAGTTGAACGAGAATTGGATgaacaatttgaaaatattagaaatattactaTAAAAGATTTAACTTCTAGATAAGACTTAATATCTTAATGTCGATGATTAATAACGAAGAATCGCATAGAAACTTTAGCAAAAAGATTAACAACTGGGACAGAGTTCTCTCGATAAGGcacaaataaaagatttaattaacaGATGACTTTCACTCGGCGGAGATGACGATACGTCGGAACATGGCGAAAGAACTTTCACTGAAGAAGATCTGTACCTGTTGCGCGGCTTTTGTACGCGACATCAACAACCTTCGACCTACTGGTATCGCTGCCTAATGCCAAGCCATCCTAGCGACTATCGCGATATCTAGAATCGTCCTATCGAAGGCTCGATACACGTTATACGATGTTATCGTCACAACGCTATACTCGACTGCGAGGAGAAACATCACCTTTCGAAAGGACAACAGGCGTTGGTGATTGGACGTACTTCCTGCCACCATTCAACGTAAAATACAGCTTGTCATAAATACTCAAATACAACAACTCGTACTTTTATTACATGTCCGATAAAtctaacatatttatattggCTCCTTAAACTTAACCACATCCCGTTTCGATGACAGTACTGCTGCGCCGTAAAGGAAACTGTACTTTTTCCTAGACCTAGGTATCGTTCATACGTGTTTCATTTTTCCTctctaacgtaatacgataaataaattcttcaaaacTACGATAATCGCTTACATTCAGAAAGTTATTACTAATATCGAGTAACGTGTACATCGTACATCTATCATTATCATCTATCATTAGTACCAATTTTTTCAAGCAGACTTCTATAAATCATATacgtatgcatatatatactGTGGAAGTCTCTGTTAACCCAATATATAGACAATTAGATAATTGACGAGTAAGACTCAAACTTACTTTGTTTTGCTTCaagtatgaaaaattatcaaagaatCATCGATGCGTGTAGTACGATTTAGCAagtcgataattaattttaaataaaatttattccgaTTTATTCGTTCATACGTGtttcatttttcctctttAACGTAATACGCTATCAACTTCTTCGGATAAATTCCTCAAAACTACGATAATCGCTTACCTTCAGAAAGTTATTACTGATATCGAGTAACGTGTACATCGTACATCTATCATTATCATCTATCATTAGTACCAAGTTTTTCAAGCAGACTTTTTCTATAAATCATATACGTATGCATATATCCTACTGTGGAAGTCTCTGTTAACCCAATATATAGACAATTAGATAATTGACGAGTAAGACTCAAACTTACTTTGTTTTGCTTCaagtatgaaaaattatcaaagaatCATCGATGCGTGTAGTACGATTTAgcaagttaataataaattgaaaaatttattccgaTTGAAAAGAGGTGTGCAATTGTAATCGATGATTGAGATTAACAGGTTTGATGGACTTGATTACATCGAAAGAGAGTAAATTATCTTTCGAAAGATTGCATTTCGTTTGTAccgtattaataaatttgtcgTATTCTAGTTTCCAGAATGGCATATCTACAAGATATATTATTGTTTAGGGATTAACAACGCATTTCCATAACTTGAAGTTAGAGGTTGTAGGTACACACCGTACACTCTTAAGCCATTAATTCTCCTCTTGTAATACCGTCCAAGTCGACAAGATCGGCATTGACCAAGCCGAAGAAGAGCCTGCGTGTCTTCCGTACAGAAGAacggaacgaaacgaaacgtccGATTGGAGTTGTGCGGGAATCACACGGGCCGATCGTACACCTTGTATCCACGCGAGACTCGTCTACATTCCGAGCACGTGTTAACGCGCGACGCTATTTAACGTAGACGTAAAGTCGTAGACGTGGACGGAGGATCCGATCGTTGAAAGAGTTTGCCACGAAGTCGTAAAGTCGCGTCACGCACAATTAATTCACACAAGACCCGCAATCGCTATTTGCATATCCGATTGGTCGTAACGTTTCGAATTAGAGATGCTATCTATCTAGCCTTCGAACctattacaatattaaatgCTTTAGCGTCTTTCAATGCCAGTCCGGGGCGTCCACTGAAAAGATTCGCGTGCTTTAGATATTGGATTGCGCTTCCCTGGCACTAAACGTACACGTACACCTTGCTGCTGCGAACTGCGAATTTTTCGAACACATCTTTCGCGATAACGGCTCTTCCGCACGacgtttatataatatatacatttatatatatttatatttattgtgttacattatatagaaatttatattttattttaataatactataaagaaatttctatttctaattgtagaatcgaattatcgtCTTAACTTGGTATCTACTATTGTACGAGGATGTACATATCAGCTTTGACAGAGTAGCCTTTTATAGTGTTCCGGATATACACTTTATACACTTTAATTATACACTCTAATTTAACCGGTTGCTTATCGCAAGAATAGATAGAAATGTAACAGTCTCACGAGCGCAAATGCTCGAAAATACTAACCTGAGGTTACTATTCCGGGTGACCGTACATGACTTAACGAGTCATCTTTCGAATCACCTCCGCCTAATTCTATTCTCGCGATCAGACAAGTCAAGCCACGACAAGTCAGCAAAACGAACTAAAGATGTATGTTTCGACCACTCatggagagacgcgatcgcaaggaagtcgtaaattcccgttacgattagacaatcgacgccacgaaatGATCGATTccctatttcggtt containing:
- the LOC132911711 gene encoding uncharacterized protein C15orf61 homolog — encoded protein: MLVKALSTQRKLVVCPYGTWLRIASKKTKPSASEVLTSYLLQTNEPPWTSYFVKYADVVNDQRGMSHFNWPVGNSNYHVLRTGCFPYIKYHCTKRPRQDLSAEDKFFKAIKLLNLGIPTLMYGLAAILLIRHQEIVNTSQGNVVIYFLLPEDKGSMY